The following coding sequences are from one Nicotiana tabacum cultivar K326 chromosome 1, ASM71507v2, whole genome shotgun sequence window:
- the LOC107805749 gene encoding long-chain-alcohol oxidase FAO4A-like, producing MGQKNGYIFRKGSSIVVPVPEKKVELGTLSSNQMDSLTALCDTILPSIDANSFYQNEAIDDPFTNFLQTSASMTGTPQHIAWMISNRLHHPKLNLCKLALWLLSTRIGTLILCGKASLSSQFPYLQSFSRISPNQREEIVLSWSTSCFKLLRILFSAIKILVLLVFFTQVNEKSQNPSWKALGYSGPDPDFKKQNQGVQDQEEEQLFGPLYQGIISLKQSQKKAFERLQKLGFSVSKPHNFNDTRRSTECPNFTIECDAVVVGSGSGGGVIAGILAKAGHKVLVLEKGSYLARTNLSLLEGPSMDQMYLGNGLLTSKDMDIMLLAGSTVGGGSTINWSASIQTPQHVLKEWSEKYKLELFQSEFYEGALKVVCEKMGVQSEIEDEGFQNMILRKGCQELGYQVETIPRNAQSDHYCGWCSMGCKDGKKKGTAETWLVDLVKSGNGAILPECEALEVIHVKKNDNSGKSKAIGVAFAFQNGKGVREICMVKSKVTIVACGALSTPSLLKKSGLKNPNIGRNLHLHPVVIAWGYFPDTPSDCNVLWPEANKKSYEGGIMTAMSKVVANFEGSGYGAIIQTPGLHPGMFSALMPWVSGLDIKMRMCKYSRTAYLLALARDMGSGEAFSPYSVTYKMDRIDEENLKLGLEKMLRILAAAGAEAIGTQHGKGRSLNVKDESLKEFERFVKEESSIKIGNHSVPICSAHQMGSCRMGEDPTTSVVNSKGETWEVEGLFLGDSSVFPTAIGVNPMVTIQAISYCTAQSVLQLLKNQKMG from the exons ATGGGTCAAAAAAATGGTTACATTTTCCGCAAAGGAAGCAGTATTGTTGTTCCAGTACCAGAAAAAAAGGTTGAGTTAGGGACACTTTCCTCTAACCAGATGGACTCTCTTACTGCTCTTTGTGACACTATTTTACCTTCCATTGATGCTAATTCCTTTTATCAAAATGAAGCCATTGATGATCCTTTCACTAACTTCCTCCAAACTTCAGCATCCATGACTGGAACTCCTCAACAT ATTGCATGGATGATAAGCAATAGATTGCATCATCCTAAGCTGAACTTGTGCAAATTAGCACTATGGCTATTGTCAACGAGGATAGGAACTTTAATACTTTGTGGTAAGGCAAGCTTGTCAAGCCAATTTCCATACTTGCAGAGCTTCTCTAGGATTTCACCAAACCAGAGAGAAGAGATAGTCCTATCATGGTCAACAAGCTGTTTCAAACTCCTAAGGATTCTCTTTTCTGCCATCAAAATTCTGGTTCTCCTAGTATTCTTCACTCag GTGAATGAGAAAAGCCAGAATCCTTCATGGAAAGCACTTGGCTACTCTGGACCTGATCCTGATTTTAAGAAGCAAAATCAAGGAGTTCAAgatcaagaagaagaacaactaTTTGGACCACTTTACCAAGGAATCATCAGTCTAAAACAATCACAAAAAAAGGcgttcgagaggctgcaaaaatTGGGATTTTCTGTCTCAAAACCCCATAATTTCAACGACACAAGGAGAAGTACAGAGTGCCCTAATTTCACAATTGAATGTGATGCTGTGGTAGTTGGTTCAGGCTCTGGTGGTGGAGTTATAGCTGGTATTCTTGCAAAAGCTGGTCACAAAGTTCTTGTCCTAGAAAAAGGAAGTTATCTTGCAAGAACAAATCTTTCCCTTCTTGAAGGTCCTTCAATGGATCAAATGTACCTTGGAAATGGACTATTAACAAGCAAGGACATGGACATTATGCTACTTGCTGGATCCACTGTTGGTGGTGGCTCGACGATTAATTGGTCAGCTTCGATTCAAACTCCACAACATGTTCTAAAAGAATGGTCTGAAAAGTACAAACTCGAACTGTTTCAAAGTGAATTTTACGAGGGGGCTTTGAAGGTCGTATGTGAAAAAATGGGAGTTCAGTCTGAAATTGAGGATGAAGGTTTCCAAAACATGATTTTGAGAAAAGGGTGTCAAGAATTGGGATATCAAGTGGAAACAATACCTAGGAACGCGCAGTCGGATCATTACTGTGGATGGTGTAGCATGGGATGCAAAGATGGGAAGAAAAAAGGCACAGCTGAGACATGGCTAGTGGATTTGGTCAAATCAGGTAATGGTGCAATACTTCCTGAATGTGAAGCATTGGAAGTGATCCATGTAAAAAAGAATGACAACTCAGGAAAAAGTAAAGCCATTGGAGTTGCTTTTGCATTTCAAAATGGAAAAGGGGTGAGAGAAATTTGCATGGTGAAATcaaaagtcacaattgtagcatgtgGTGCTCTTAGCACACCTTCATTGCTCAAGAAAAGTGGCTTAAAGAATCCAAATATCGGCAGAAACTTACATCTCCATCCAGTCGTTATCGCCTGGGGATACTTTCCAGATACTCCATCTGATTGTAATGTATTATGGCCTGAGGCGAACAAGAAAAGTTACGAAGGAGGAATAATGACAGCAATGTCTAAAGTCGTGGCGAATTTCGAAGGATCAGGATATGGTGCAATCATACAAACTCCAGGTTTGCACCCTGGCATGTTTTCAGCACTAATGCCATGGGTTTCAGGCCTAGATATTAAGATGAGGATGTGCAAATATTCAAGAACCGCGTATCTTTTAGCGTTGGCAAGAGACATGGGATCAGGGGAAGCATTCTCACCCTATTCAGTAACTTATAAGATGGATCGAATTGATGAAGAAAATCTAAAATTAGGCCTAGAGAAGATGCTAAGAATCTTGGCAGCTGCTGGTGCAGAAGCAATTGGAACTCAACATGGAAAAGGGAGGAGTTTGAACGTGAAAGATGAAAGTTTGAAGGAGTTTGAGAGATTTGTGAAAGAAGAAAGTTCAATAAAAATTGGGAATCATTCAGTTCCTATATGTTCAGCACATCAAATGGGAAGTTGTAGAATGGGAGAGGATCCAACAACTTCAGTGGTTAATTCTAAAGGGGAGACATGGGAAGTAGAAGGTTTGTTTCTTGGAGATTCAAGTGTGTTTCCAACTGCTATTGGAGTGAATCCAATGGTCACAATTCAGGCAATTTCTTATTGTACTGCACAATCTGTTCTTCAACTTCTTAAGAATCAAAAGATGGGATAA